One window of Clostridiales bacterium genomic DNA carries:
- a CDS encoding ankyrin repeat domain-containing protein, giving the protein MKKEKLSQLFKNENIDEVVRLVEEWKIDLNEKYLNGETSLMLACELGKKEVVKFLVENKGMDVNTRDYEDKTPLIYACESGSKEIVKFLVDKGANVKIKDKRERTLIVCACESGSEELVKYLVENHGANVNAKDWYDTTSLMYACKKGNKEMVKYLIEQGASINERRNYYGANLFMYACKSGSEELVKYLVEEQGVDVSEKNYGNKTSLMYACESGNKEIVKYLVEEYKADVNAKSTNQSTALMYACWSKNEELVKYLVEHGADINVEDGYGKTLIMHACEGGSKEIVKYLIEEQGANVNTKDWYDTTSWMCACKSGNKELVEYLLEHGVDVDARDYAGANLFMHACWSGSEELVKYLLKNGEDINTRANNGKTPLMYACESGNKGLVKYLVEVQGADINARYNWGGTLLMQVCLNGKKEVVQYLVEEQRVDVNARDNYGETPLVYAYKGGNIGIMIYLISKGANLEDMLKREIYIDLPERVAGKYPPLECALAIKDKNINGLVSLNKFFESYWRNYNKVKARGKSGRMIERTMKADWTNNFANSLKTLVPRLDEMKKDNRTKKEVEKIDIVRKEIFGFTKVVKEEFEKSIIQNIGEIRSST; this is encoded by the coding sequence AAGGAATGGATGTTAATACAAGGGATTATGAAGATAAAACTCCACTTATTTACGCATGTGAAAGTGGAAGTAAGGAAATAGTAAAGTTTCTAGTAGATAAAGGAGCGAATGTAAAAATAAAGGATAAAAGAGAAAGAACTCTTATTGTATGTGCATGTGAGAGCGGGAGCGAGGAATTAGTAAAGTATTTAGTAGAGAATCATGGAGCTAATGTTAATGCAAAAGATTGGTATGACACAACTTCGCTAATGTATGCGTGTAAGAAGGGTAATAAAGAAATGGTAAAGTATTTAATAGAGCAAGGAGCTAGTATCAATGAACGGCGAAATTATTATGGTGCCAACCTATTCATGTATGCATGTAAGAGTGGGAGCGAGGAATTAGTGAAATATCTAGTAGAAGAGCAAGGGGTGGATGTCAGTGAAAAAAATTATGGAAACAAAACTTCATTAATGTATGCATGCGAGAGCGGGAATAAAGAAATAGTAAAGTACTTAGTAGAAGAATATAAGGCGGATGTCAATGCAAAGAGTACGAACCAAAGTACTGCACTTATGTATGCTTGTTGGAGTAAAAATGAGGAATTAGTAAAATATCTAGTGGAGCACGGGGCAGACATTAATGTAGAGGACGGATATGGCAAAACTCTAATTATGCATGCATGTGAGGGAGGAAGTAAAGAAATAGTAAAGTATTTAATAGAGGAACAAGGTGCTAATGTTAATACAAAAGATTGGTATGACACAACGTCTTGGATGTGTGCATGTAAGAGTGGGAATAAAGAATTAGTGGAGTATTTATTAGAACATGGAGTAGATGTTGATGCACGAGATTATGCTGGAGCGAATTTATTTATGCATGCCTGTTGGAGCGGGAGTGAGGAATTAGTGAAGTATTTGTTAAAAAACGGAGAGGATATTAATACAAGAGCTAATAATGGCAAAACTCCATTGATGTATGCGTGTGAAAGTGGAAATAAAGGATTAGTGAAGTATTTAGTAGAAGTGCAAGGAGCGGATATTAATGCAAGGTATAATTGGGGTGGTACTTTGTTGATGCAAGTGTGTTTGAATGGTAAAAAAGAAGTGGTGCAATATTTAGTAGAAGAGCAAAGAGTGGATGTTAATGCGAGGGATAATTATGGTGAAACTCCATTAGTATACGCATATAAGGGTGGCAATATTGGAATAATGATATATTTAATTAGTAAAGGAGCAAATCTAGAAGATATGTTAAAGAGGGAGATATACATAGATTTACCCGAAAGGGTAGCAGGGAAGTATCCACCGTTAGAATGTGCTTTGGCTATCAAGGATAAAAATATAAATGGATTGGTGTCTTTAAATAAATTTTTTGAGAGTTATTGGAGAAATTATAATAAAGTAAAAGCGAGAGGGAAGTCAGGTAGGATGATAGAACGTACAATGAAGGCAGATTGGACTAATAATTTTGCGAATTCATTAAAAACATTAGTTCCAAGGTTAGATGAGATGAAAAAGGACAATAGGACAAAAAAGGAAGTTGAGAAAATCGACATTGTAAGAAAAGAGATTTTTGGATTTACAAAGGTAGTAAAAGAAGAATTTGAAAAATCTATAATTCAGAATATTGGCGAGATTAGAAGTAGTACATAA